One genomic region from Pyrinomonadaceae bacterium encodes:
- the smpB gene encoding SsrA-binding protein SmpB, translating to MATATAEKVLATNRAAFHDYHISAKYEAGIALVGTEVKSVLDGRIQLKESYVGVREGEAWLFNAHISPYTHGNFANHDPLRTRKLLLHRREIDKLDQAAAAEGMTLVVTRVYLKGRRIKFEIGVAKGKKLYDKRETELRRLVDRETRAQLKQRNR from the coding sequence GCCACAAATCGCGCGGCGTTTCATGACTATCACATTTCCGCGAAGTACGAGGCGGGCATAGCCCTGGTCGGGACGGAAGTGAAAAGCGTGCTCGATGGCCGAATCCAATTGAAAGAGTCCTACGTTGGGGTTCGTGAAGGCGAAGCGTGGCTGTTCAATGCGCATATCTCGCCGTATACGCACGGTAATTTTGCGAACCACGATCCCTTGCGCACACGCAAACTGCTGTTGCACCGGCGCGAGATCGACAAGCTTGACCAGGCGGCGGCCGCGGAGGGAATGACGCTCGTGGTCACGCGGGTCTATCTAAAGGGACGCAGGATTAAGTTCGAAATCGGAGTTGCTAAAGGCAAGAAGCTTTACGACAAACGGGAGACTGAACTGCGGCGCCTGGTCGATCGCGAGACACGCGCGCAGCTGAAACAAAGAAATCGATAA
- a CDS encoding leucyl aminopeptidase produces MDVRGTSQSINKIDADAIAVAVFKGEKPDDGVLKTLDKAVDRAITSIIKSEEFLAKEGETAYFHLTDSGLQAKRLLLIGCGERGEYGPRQISQMGGTATRFLRSKAAKTIAIVPRADGDVERVAQTVIGGAILGLFDPDKYRTREKEDRQVERFDVVIEGADQKALQRGAERGRIIGESANVTRDMANEPGGYLTPTEMADRAKQIAKQFGLAIDVLDQKQIEKLGMGSFLGVSRGSDEPPKLIVMKYTPAKKTKSDGLLALVGKGITFDSGGISLKPGENMELMKYDMSGAATVIGTMRAIAQLKPSIPVLGVAPCCENLPSGKATKPGDILRAMTGKTIEVINTDAEGRLILADAIAYAKKLGATQIIDMATLTGAVSIALGDVNTAILGTDQNLIDSFIAAGKEVGERFWQLPLDNDYTNQIKSDIADIKNVGGKKAGTITATAFLKEFADGVSWAHLDIAGTAWGDPATPFRSKGPTGVAVRTLVEFIERSAAQNAS; encoded by the coding sequence ATGGACGTCAGAGGAACTTCACAATCAATCAATAAGATCGACGCGGACGCTATCGCAGTGGCGGTTTTCAAAGGCGAGAAGCCAGACGACGGTGTGCTTAAGACTTTGGACAAGGCGGTCGATCGGGCCATTACATCAATCATCAAGTCGGAAGAATTCTTAGCGAAGGAAGGCGAGACGGCCTACTTCCATCTCACCGATAGTGGGCTGCAGGCGAAGAGGTTACTTCTGATTGGTTGCGGCGAGCGCGGTGAGTATGGGCCGCGCCAAATTTCGCAGATGGGCGGCACGGCGACGCGTTTCCTGCGCAGCAAAGCCGCGAAGACGATCGCGATCGTTCCGCGCGCCGACGGTGATGTTGAGCGCGTCGCGCAGACGGTAATTGGCGGCGCCATCCTGGGACTGTTTGACCCGGACAAGTACCGCACGAGAGAAAAAGAAGATCGCCAGGTCGAACGATTCGATGTTGTGATCGAAGGCGCAGACCAAAAAGCCCTTCAGCGCGGCGCGGAGCGCGGGCGAATCATCGGCGAATCGGCGAATGTGACGCGTGACATGGCGAACGAGCCCGGCGGTTATCTCACGCCAACCGAAATGGCTGATCGCGCTAAGCAGATCGCGAAACAGTTCGGGCTTGCGATTGATGTGCTGGATCAGAAGCAGATCGAAAAGCTCGGCATGGGTTCGTTCCTTGGCGTCTCGCGCGGATCAGATGAGCCGCCGAAGCTGATCGTAATGAAGTACACCCCGGCGAAAAAGACCAAGTCGGACGGCTTGTTGGCCCTCGTCGGAAAGGGAATCACGTTCGATTCGGGCGGCATCTCTCTGAAGCCCGGCGAGAACATGGAATTGATGAAGTATGACATGAGCGGTGCGGCGACAGTCATCGGCACTATGCGTGCGATTGCGCAGCTGAAGCCGTCCATTCCGGTGCTGGGCGTGGCGCCCTGTTGCGAGAATCTTCCCTCGGGCAAAGCAACCAAGCCGGGCGATATCCTGCGCGCAATGACGGGGAAAACAATCGAAGTCATCAACACCGACGCCGAGGGTCGCTTGATTCTCGCGGACGCGATCGCCTACGCGAAGAAGCTCGGGGCCACTCAGATCATCGACATGGCGACTTTGACGGGCGCGGTTTCGATTGCGCTCGGCGACGTCAACACGGCCATCCTCGGGACCGATCAAAACTTGATAGATTCATTCATAGCTGCAGGCAAAGAAGTCGGCGAGCGCTTCTGGCAACTGCCGCTCGACAACGACTATACGAACCAAATTAAATCCGACATCGCGGACATCAAGAATGTGGGCGGCAAGAAAGCGGGCACGATCACAGCGACGGCGTTCCTGAAAGAATTCGCCGACGGAGTTTCGTGGGCGCATCTCGATATCGCGGGCACTGCCTGGGGCGACCCGGCCACGCCCTTTCGGTCTAAGGGACCAACCGGAGTTGCGGTGCGAACTTTGGTCGAGTTCATCGAACGCTCGGCCGCCCAGAACGCATCTTAA
- a CDS encoding DnaJ domain-containing protein codes for MINYYQVLGVKRSAPASEIKSAYRKLARKQHPDVNRGSEKAAREFALLSLAYHTLIDPQERAFHDQQLDKGTQAASILYSENPHAQRAREMQARWDRVVNQILENDRRESIARQRAVFTTVSLFLSTFFVAMIKPPLWQSFGVVGRAILVTLFMTGVWHLARRLREYFRHYTYRPHDIHYSITEEEKAEAKPFSRFSATAFLLGGYVVSLGIGLLIGWHSQDFFSDLALLFRHVPNAVGASSSTTLLLIYDLLFYPPIAVLIIDTLHAVASRIDAGN; via the coding sequence ATGATCAATTATTACCAGGTCCTCGGAGTTAAGCGTTCAGCGCCCGCCAGCGAGATTAAGTCCGCCTATCGAAAGCTGGCGCGCAAGCAGCATCCCGATGTAAATCGTGGTTCCGAAAAAGCTGCACGCGAGTTCGCACTGCTGTCGCTGGCCTATCACACACTAATCGATCCGCAAGAGCGGGCATTTCACGATCAGCAACTCGACAAAGGCACCCAGGCCGCTTCAATCCTGTATTCTGAGAATCCGCACGCGCAACGCGCACGTGAGATGCAGGCGCGTTGGGACCGCGTCGTAAATCAAATCCTCGAAAATGATCGGCGCGAGAGTATTGCTCGCCAAAGGGCCGTCTTTACGACGGTGTCGCTTTTTCTTTCGACCTTCTTCGTGGCCATGATCAAGCCCCCGCTGTGGCAGTCGTTCGGCGTGGTGGGTCGCGCGATTCTCGTGACGCTCTTTATGACTGGAGTGTGGCACCTGGCTCGCCGCCTGCGCGAATATTTTCGCCATTACACATACCGGCCACATGACATTCACTACTCAATTACCGAAGAAGAGAAGGCTGAGGCAAAACCATTCTCGAGATTCTCGGCTACCGCGTTTTTGTTGGGCGGCTATGTGGTCAGCCTGGGCATTGGTTTGTTGATCGGATGGCATTCACAGGATTTCTTTTCAGATTTGGCTCTTTTGTTTCGCCATGTTCCCAATGCGGTGGGCGCATCATCTTCAACAACGCTGCTTCTCATTTACGACTTGTTGTTTTACCCGCCGATCGCGGTCCTGATTATTGATACGCTGCACGCCGTCGCGTCACGAATCGATGCTGGTAATTAG
- a CDS encoding HEAT repeat domain-containing protein, which translates to MAGIVTVVTSCIVFTTLTVGQESTRLTPVQREIERQRQRLGSLEVEERRDALMRLENLKRPEASRAAAAALNDASPTVRAAAAHAVISLPNHEAATLLLPLLKDKGEFVRREIVFALGETRHPSAVSPLVDLLNRDKQRSVRAAAAIALGEIGDAAAVPALAQIIAGDSSKKQKSRSDEEEFVVRSAVRSLGQIGSRAAVPVLISALQNESNSIDTRREAATALGRIGDDSALPALNAAFLANADPYLSEAARLAVRQINRAKGKGAGN; encoded by the coding sequence ATGGCGGGTATCGTCACCGTTGTCACGTCCTGCATTGTGTTTACGACACTCACCGTCGGCCAGGAGAGCACGCGCCTGACACCGGTGCAGCGGGAAATCGAACGGCAACGCCAGCGGTTGGGATCGCTGGAAGTTGAGGAACGGCGGGACGCGTTGATGCGCCTGGAGAATCTGAAGCGGCCCGAAGCGTCACGCGCGGCAGCGGCTGCGTTGAATGACGCGAGTCCGACCGTTCGCGCTGCGGCAGCCCACGCAGTTATTTCTTTGCCCAACCACGAAGCCGCGACGTTGTTACTTCCGCTGCTGAAAGACAAAGGGGAGTTCGTGCGTCGCGAAATCGTCTTCGCGCTCGGTGAGACTCGCCATCCTTCTGCGGTTTCCCCTCTCGTTGATTTGTTGAATCGTGACAAGCAACGGTCGGTGCGCGCGGCGGCTGCGATCGCTTTGGGTGAGATCGGTGACGCCGCGGCGGTGCCCGCGCTCGCGCAGATCATCGCCGGCGACAGTTCAAAGAAGCAGAAGTCCAGGAGTGACGAAGAAGAATTCGTCGTCAGGTCAGCAGTGCGATCACTGGGGCAGATTGGCAGTCGCGCAGCGGTGCCGGTTTTGATCAGCGCGTTACAGAATGAATCGAACTCGATCGACACGCGACGTGAAGCCGCAACCGCGCTCGGCCGAATTGGCGATGATTCGGCCCTGCCGGCCTTGAACGCAGCCTTTCTAGCCAACGCTGATCCTTATCTTTCGGAAGCCGCCCGCCTCGCGGTCCGTCAAATCAACCGTGCAAAAGGAAAAGGCGCCGGAAATTAA